The following nucleotide sequence is from Aneurinibacillus soli.
TCTCGGAAGAAGAAGTTAGCCAAATCAAAGACCGCATGCAAGTAGAAGATAACGATCTGATTCTGTTTGTTGCCGACAAAGCAAAAGTTGTCGCAGATTCCCTTGGTGCGCTTCGCCTGAAGTTTGGTAAAGAGCTCGGTCTGATTGATGAGAGCAAATTTGCCTTTGCTTGGGTTGTGGACTTCCCGCTGCTTGAATGGGATGAAGATGCGAAGCGCTATGTAGCTCTGCACCACCCGTTCACACGCCCGCGTCCAGAAGATGTGGAGCTGTTCGATAGCGAGCCAGGTCAAATTCGTGCGCAAGCGTACGACATGGTGCTCAACGGCTATGAAATCGGCGGCGGAAGCATGCGGATTTACAAGCGTGATGTACAGGAAAAAATGTTCAAAGCACTCGGCTTCAGTCAGGAAGAAGCGCAAGAGCAATTCGGCTTCTTGCTCGACGCATTCGAATACGGCACACCGCCGCACGGTGGAATGGCATTCGGTCTCGACCGCATTGTGATGATTCTCGCTAACCGTACAAGCTTGCGTGACACCATTGCCTTCCCGAAAACAGCAAGCGCACGCGATATTATGACCGATGCACCAGGAACAGTCGATACGAAGCAGCTAGAAGAACTCTCGATTCGTGTATCGATGCCGAAAAAAGAAACAAAATAAAAATTGGGTCAAAGCTACCGCTTGAAATCGCTTTCTTTTTTGTGTAAGATAGAAACACAAACAGCATAGAGCCCTGCAATGTACGTGAATGCCCGATTGTTTTGTACCAACAGAGTTATTACGGGAGATCGGAGTTCCGGTAAGGCACAGATGCCGCCACCAAGTAGCGGACCTGCAAGCTACCGGGTAGATTGCCCACCTGCGCGAGCAGGTTCAAAACACCGGCGCACGGCATTTTGGGGCTCTTTGCTTGCGTAGCAATCGAACGTTCGGCCCGCAGACAGTCTTTGTCATGCGGGCTTTTTTATGTATGATTTGGATTAGGTACATAATACAAGTAGACGTATATTGATATAGACAAAGGAGAATTGTATGCTGCACCAATTTTCACGAACAGAACTCGTCGTTGGACGCGAAGGACTTGAGATGTTTAAAAACAGCACGGTTGCTGTGCTTGGAGCAGGTGGTGTTGGCTCGTTTACCATGGAATCACTGGCTCGTACTGGCATCGGCAAGCTGATTTTAGTTGATAAAGATGATGTAGATATTACGAATTGCAACCGTCAGCTTCCAGCTACGTTAGAAACAGTCGGTCAGGAGAAGGTTGAAGTCATGAAGCAGCGCATTGCGGCGATTAACCCGGAATGTGAAGTCGTAACGCTTAAAATGTTTTATAATGAAGAGACGTATGAGCAGTTGTTTGCACACAAGATTGACTATGTAGCAGATGCAATCGATACAATATCCGCTAAGCTACATTTAATTTTGCAGTGCCGTGAGCGCAACATTCCGCTTATCAGTAGCATGGGGGCGGCGAATAAGCTTGATCCGACACAGTTCCAGGTAGCCGACCTGTTCGATACGTCATACGATCCGATTGCGAAGGTGTTGCGCCGTGAATTGCGGAAGAGAGGCATTCGGAAAGGTGTAAAGGTTGTGTATTCGACAGAAGCACCGATTATGCAACGGGAAGATGTGCTGGAGCAGGTGGTGCAAAATCCAGATTCACCGATTCGTAAAGCGACTCGCCCACCGGCAAGCGTAGCATTCGTGCCATCTGTTGCTGGATTGATCATGACAAGCGTGATTATCCGCGATATGATGGATAAAGCAGGAATTGAAGTGCGTCGCGACGATTAGAACGTGACAGGGTAAGGAGTGAGGGGACTGTGGACTTGTTCTCATATGCCCATGAGGAAGAGAAAGAGCGTGGAGTGAGTCACCGTCAGCCGCTGGCGGATCGAATGCGACCGCGTACACTTGATGAGTTTGCTGGACAAGCACATATCCTTGGAGAAGGAAAGCTCCTGCGCCGGGCGATTGAAGCCGATCAAGTATCCTCGCTTATTTTTTACGGGCCACCCGGTACAGGCAAGACAACGTTAGCACGAATCATTGCACGCACGACAAAAACCGATTTTACCGACCTGAATGCCGTGACTGCTGGGGTCGCGGACATTCGTCGTGTTGTTGAGGAAGCGAAGCAGCGGCGTGATATGTATAACCAGGGAACGACGCTGTTCGTGGATGAAATTCACCGCTTTAACAAGGGGCAGCAGGATGCGCTACTTCCGTATGTGGAAGATGGTACGATCCGGTTGATTGGAGCGACTACAGAAAATCCGTTTTTTGAAGTGAACGCAGCGCTTCTATCGCGCTCCCAGTTGTTTGGTCTGCAGGCGCTGACAGAGGAAGACTTAAGCGATGTTATTGACCGGGTGCTGGTTGATCAAGAGCGCGGATATGGAGAGTTATCCATACAGCTTGACTCGGACGCACGTGAGCATTTGATTCATTATGCGGAAGGGGACAGTCGCCGCCTGCTGAATGCGTTGGAACTTGCCGTGGCAACTACCCCGCGCGATAAAGATGGTGGCATTCGGATTACGCTGGACGTAGCTGTTGATTCCATTCAGCGTCGCGCGGTCCGGTATGACAAAACGGGAGATAATCATTACGATACAATCTCAGCTTATATTAAGTCGATTCGTGGCTCGGACCCGGACGCGGCACTGTACTGGCTGGCGCGTATGATTGATGCTGGAGAAGATCCGCGTTTTATTGCTCGCCGTCTGGTGATCGCGGCGTCCGAAGATGTAGGGAATGGTGATCCACGGGCGTTGCAGGTGGCCATTTCCGCATTTCAGGCGGTAGAGCTGGTTGGGATGCCGGAAGGACGTATTCCACTGGCACAGGCGACGACGTATCTCGCGTCTGCACCGAAAAGCAACGCATCGTACACCGCGATCAATGATGCGTTGCGTACCGTACGGCAGAGCGGTCACGGTTCGGTTCCCTTGCACCTGCGTGACTCCCATTATAAAGGAGCCGAGAAACTTGGGTACGGCAAAGACTACGTATATCCGCATGATTATCCGAATGCGTATGTATCGCAGCAGTATTTGCCGGACGGAGTACGGGCAGACTTCTATAAACCAAAAGAAATTGGTTATGAACGGCATATGAAACAGTATTTACAAACGATTCGCTCGAATACAAAAAACACATAGAAGAGGGGATGTACTTGAAGATTTCAACCAAAGGCCGCTATGGTCTGACGATTATGATGGAACTGGCACGCCGTTATGGGGAAGGCCAGATGTCGCTCAAATCAATCGCCCAGAAGCATGACTTATCCGAGCATTACCTGGAGCAACTCGTTGCGCCGTTGCGTAACGCCGGGCTTGTAAAAAGCATTCGTGGCGCGTACGGTGGCTATATTTTGGCACGTACACCGGAAGAAATTACAGCCGGTGATGTGATCCGGGTGCTCGAAGGTCCGATTAGTCCGGTTGAGTTTGAGGAAGAGGAAGATCCAGCAAAACGTGATTTGTGGATGCGTATCCGAGACAGCATCAGCGACGTGCTGGATACGACCACACTGCAAGATTTGATTTCGTTCAAAGGGAACGACAATCTCGATTCGTATATGTTTTATATTTAAAAGGAGCAGGATGTATGGACATGATTTATCTCGACCATTCGGCTACGACTCCGGTGCATCCAGACGTTGTCGAAGCGATGCTACCACATTACCGGGAGCTGTACGGCAATCCATCAAGCATGCATCGGTTTGGCCAACAGGCACGCTTTGTGCTAGATGAGTCGCGTATGGCGATTGCACGTAGCCTGAATGCTACGCCGGCTGAAACCATCTTTACAGCGGGCGGTACAGAAGCGGATAATATGGCGATTTTTGGTGTGGCGGCGGCACAGGCAGAGAAAGGGAAGCATATTATTACAAGTGCGATTGAGCATCATGCGGTGCTGCATGCATGTGAGCGGCTTGCCCAGCTCGGCTATGAGATTACATATGTGCCAGCTGATTCGTACGGTCGAATCGCCGTAGCTGATGTGGCAGCAGCGATTCGACCGGATACAGTTCTTATTACGATCATGTACGGCAACAATGAGGTGGGCACACTTCAGCCGATTGAGGAAATTGGTCATCTGGCACGGGAGCAGGGCGTGTATTTTCATACGGATGCGGTGCAAGCCTTTGGCATTGAAGCGATTGATGTACGAGCGCTTCCGATTGATCTGCTTTCGGTATCGGCACACAAAATCAACGGACCAAAAGGCATAGGTATGCTCTACGTGAACCGTAATGTAAAGATTGAGCCACATATATATGGGGGCAATCAGGAGAAAAAGCGCCGTGCCGGAACGGAAAATGTGCCAGGCATTGCCGGGTTTGCCCGTGCAGCACAGCTAGCGATGGAGACGCGAGACGTGCGCCGTGCTGATTATGAAGCGTACCGTCGTGCGATGCTTGCGGTCTGGGATGAAGCGGGTATTGCGTACGTGGTGAACGGACATGTAGAAGCGTATATGCCGCATATTTTGAATGTGAGCTTTCCTGGAACGCAAACAGAAGCGATGCTCATGAATCTTGATCTTATGGGTGTCGCAGCGGCCAGTGGTTCGGCCTGCACATCCGGCTCGCTTGAGATCTCTCATGTGCTACGTGCGATGAACTTATCGGAAGAACGACTTACATCCGCGATTCGCTTTAGCTTTGGCTATGGCAATACGGTGGAGCAGGTAGAAGAAGCGGCTCGCCGCATTGTGCGCATTGTACAAAAATAAAGCAGGTAAATTGACGCCGCATTACTCAGGATGCGGCGTTTTCTGCTATGATTTAGACATACAGGCAAGAGGATAACAAGGGGGTAGAAAACGTGAAGAAAACGGCAGAAGACTACAATGATCTTGGACTGCAGGAACTAGCACAGGGGCATTTTGAAGAAGCGCTCTCACTGTTTGAGAAATCAATTCAGACAGATGGAAGTTACGCACATCCGTACTGCAACATCGGCAACATTCTCGCAGCGACCGGACATGAAGATGATGCGGTGCGCTGGTTTACCCGTGCCATTGAACTCAATCCGCAGCTGGAGCTGGCTTATTATGGTCTGGGCAATTCGTATTTTAATATCGGCAATTATGAATCCGCACGTGTATCGTTTGAGAAAGCAAAAGAAAAAGGCATGGATCATCATGATCTTGACTTTATGATTGCGATGTCATACATGCAGGGCGAACAACTGGAAAAAGCGATCGCGTCATTTGAAGCGTGTCTTACTGTACAGCCAGGTGATGTGGAAGCGTACTTTAATAAAGGCATGTCGTATGCCCGCCTTGGTCATATTGAAGAAGCAAAGCAGGACTTCCTTAAGGCAATTGAACTGGCACCGGAGCATGATGACGCACTGTACAATCTTGGGGTAGCGTATGCGTTCCTCGACAACACAGAAGAATCGAAGGCCCAGTTCGAGAAAGCACTTGCCGTCAATCCGAGTCACATTCTGGCCCAGAATGCGCTTGCTGAATTGAATAAGCAGTAGCACTGGAAGATGTGTCCGGGCATAGCTTGCTCTCGTTGTTCCATACTACAAGTACGGAAGGAGATGATCGTCATGCAGCGCGCACGCGACATCATTGGACTTCCTGTTATTGGACGGGAGACGGGCAAAGAGGTGGGCTCTGTCCAGGACCTTCTGTTTAATAAACAGTGGCAGTATATGGGGCTTTTATTGAAAGAAAAAAACTTCTTTCATAAAGGAACTTATGTTCCGGCATCCGCAGTTTTTTCGTTTGGCACAGACTGCATCATGATTGGTGCAGAAGCGATCACGTCATTTGATTCTTCCTCCATGTGGCAGATGCTTCGCACGGGGCGAGCTCCGCTGAAAGGCAAATCGGTTGTGACGGCGTGTGGACGTCATCTTGGATTTGTGGCGGATGTTTATATTGAGCCACATGCGGGCAAAATAGTAGGGTACGAGCTTTCGGATGGTTTTCTGTCCGATATGCTGGATGGCCGCAGGATGATTCGGGACACACAGCGTATCACGCTGGGGGAAGACACTGTTGTTGTAGAGAATATAACAGACGGTGCGCCCCTACATTTGGGAGGATTCAAGTATGATGACGTGCATCAACTGCCAGTCGAAGGACATCGGTAAGATCGGGACAAATCAGTATTACTGTTGGAACTGTTGTATTGAGTTCACGACAGCAGGCAGCAAAGTGTCGTCTGTTTTCCAGGTGGAAGAAGACGGTAGCCTGCATTCGCTGAATGACCTGTTTTGTGATGATTGCCCGCCACCATTTGAAACGAACCTATAAGGAGTGAGTGCCGTGGGTCGTTCTTTATGGATCGGAGTTGCACTACTTGCCGTAGCGATGGGAATGATGCGTCGGAAGCGACGCAGTCGGACATGGCAGATGCTTGGCTATGGACGACGTCTCATGCGTAGCATGGATGTAGCTGGTATGACGAATATGTCGGCTCGTTACTTGAAGCGAGCTGGTCGCCGTGCCATTCGCGCTATGGCGCGGTAGAACACAAAAAGGTGTAGATTCCATGTGGAGTCTACACCTTTTTTATGTTATACGGTAAACCGCAGCACTTTCTCATGTGTCTCGGTAGCAAGGTGAGATAAATTCTCGATAGCGGATGCCATCTCTTCGGCTGAGGTGCTTTGCTGTCCGGCTGCGACCGCAATCTGGGTAAGGCCGCTTGATGTCTCCTGGCTTACATCTGTAATGACACTGATCTGGGTGTGCAGATTTTTGATCAATCCCTGTAGTTCCTGCTGCATGTGCGTAATGTTTTCCATCTCTTCTTTTGTCTGCTCTGTTTTATGCACAATGTCTTCAAGGGCGCTTCCGCCACGGTGTACCATATTAATCTGATGTTTCACTTGCTCTACATTCATTTCCATAGAGCGAACCGTGACGGCTGTCTCACTCTGTACGTGTTCGATTAAATGTACAATCTCCTGTGACGCTTTCCCGGATTCCTCGGCGAGCTTGCGTACTTCATCGGCTACGACAGCAAACCCTTTTCCCTGCTGTCCGGCTCGGGCAGCTTCGATTGCAGCGTTTAAGGCCAGTAGATTCGTCTGGTCGGCAATTCCTGAAATCACGCCCACGATACTTCCGATCTCTTCTGAACGTTTACCAAGTTTTTGAATGGCCTCGGTTGCGAATGTAACGGTTTGGGAGACGATATCTAAATGATTGATTGCGTCGTTTACCGCTTCCATACCATCCACGGCTGCGCGAGTTGTCTGAGCTGCCATAGTAAGAGCTTCTTCGGCCATGGTTGTCGTATGTTCGACTTTTTCCCGTGTTAAATTCATATCGCGATTTACATGCATAATCGCTTCTGTTTGCTCTTCGATGCTTGTAGCGATCTGCTTGACAGTCTGGGCGACCTGTCCAGTGGTGGCTCCGGTTTCCTCTGCAGCCGCCGCCAGTTGCTCGGATGTTGAGGATACATTCTCGGATGATTGTTGCATCGTCTGAATAAGAGAACGCAAGTCTTCTGTCATGTGATTAAAGCCGTCTGCTAGGTGCCCGATCTCATCCTGACGTTTGACAGGAAGCTGCACAGTAAGATCCCCTTCAGCGGCTACGCGGAAGCTTGCTTCCATCTCGGTAATCGGACGTACAAACATCCGGCGCATGAGGAACGAGAGGATGGTGAGCAGCACGAGCAGCGACACAAGGGAGACACTGAGAATAACGAGGCGCATCGTATGAATCGGCGCATATGCTTCTGCGCTTTCCATTGCGACAGCAACGACCCAGCCTGTTCCTTTGACCGGATGGAAGGCCATGAGTTTCTCTATGCCGTTAAATGTATATTCTGACGTTCCTTCTTGTTGCTTGAGCATGGTACGCCCGAAGTCATATTTTGAGAGATCAAGGGTGGCGATGTTTTTCGCGTCTGGATGGGCGAGCACAAGCCCTTTGTTATTGACAAGAAAGGCATAGCCGGTCTTACCCATCTTGATTTCTTTAATATGGCTTCCAAGTACGTCGAGCCGGACTGCTGCGGCCAGAATGCTGCGTCCGCCGTTAATCGGTTCGGCAAAATAGAGCACTGGTGTTCCATCTTCGGTTTTGGTGAGTGGGCTGACGAAACTTTTTTTCGTCTGGGCAACCGTCTCAAGCACCGATGGTTCCGGGAACGTCTTGCCGATCAAATAACCACTTGAGCCGGCGAGAATGGTACCAGTTGGAGAGGCGATGTAGATCGACTCGTACTCTGGTTCGTTGTTTTTTAAGGATGTAAGAAAACGCCCGGCTTCAAATGCGCGGTCAGGTCGGGTATCGACCGCCTGAATTACCGCAAACCGGGCGAGCTGGAACAATGAATTTTGTTTGGCAGCGACTTCTTTCTCTATCAGAATCGCGGCTTCATGTGCAGCCTGGTCCATTCCCTGCAGGGTGGCGGTGCGTAGGGAAGTCGTAGAACTTCGATCAATGAAGAAATATAGGGTAAGAAAGGCACCGGCGAGTGTTAAGGCCAGCATCAGCATCATACGCGTCTGTAGCGTCATCGTTTTTTTCATAGCTTGCTCCTTTAGTAATCCAGAATGGACAGAGAAGGAGATAGCACAGGGATGTCGTCGTCCAATGCAGCATCTAGTGTGTCATACAGATGGAGCACCCGGTCCAGTTTGGAAAAGTGAAGGAGTCTAGACCATGAAGTCTGACCGGTTACGACACGGCTTTCAAATCCCTGGCTGTGGCACTTTTTGCAAAAGGAAAACAGAAGGGCGAGTCCCGTGCTGTCTACACCTGTAAGTTGTGTCGTATCAAGGATGTAGCGCGTGTGGTCGGCTGTAATGGCCGCAAATAATGTTTTTGCGGCAGCTCGCGAGCGGCTGTAATCAATTTCTCCCTCAAGGGTCAGCACCCGAAAGCCTCGAATATCCGTTACCAACATTCGTTCTCTCTCCTTTTTCTAAGGCTTATGTATTGTCTGTTTTTATGATAGCGCAGGAGTTTAGTCCTGATGTTAATGAAATATAAAGATTCAGTTAATATTGTTACATAAAGGAACAAGAGGCTGGACAAACTTGAAAGAATGAATGTAAGGAAGAGATGGAGGAAGCAGGATGGGACGGTTGCTTGTAAGCCGCTGGTTGTATGGAGCGGTCACGGCGCTGCTCATAGTAGGGATTGTTTATTTAGCGGGACAGGTAAGCCCGTTTTTTCTGGCGGTATGTATGGTTGTGAAAAAAGTGCTGACTCCGTTTTTTCTCGGGTTGGTTGTCGCTTATTTGCTTAACCCGGTGGTAACCTTTTTAACGAATCATCATTTTCCACGCGGGCTGGCGATTTTTTTGATTTATACGTTATTTTTGTTATTTGTTGCGTTCGTTATTATTAACGGCGGTCCAGTGATTATGCGGGAATCCCGTGAACTGTCAGGGAAGCTGCCGGAGCTTGTGTTTACATACCGAGAGTGGCTTGGACAGATACAGATTCAGCAGGCAGACTCGCCGTTTCCGCTACACAGCGGTCTGACAGGTGGACTCAGGCGAATAGAGCTTGCGGTGAATAGCTATGTCGCAGGATTGTTTACAGAAGTGGATGACTGGCTGGATCGTCTGCTGCTGGTGATGCTGATTCCGTTTATTGTGTTTTATATGCTTAAGGACATGAAGACGATGCAGCAAGGAACACTGTTGCTCGTTCCACCACGCCATCGATCAACGGCGCGGCGCATTCTGCATGATATTGATTATGCGCTTGGCCAGTACATTCGCGGTCAGCTTATTGTATGTGCGGTAGTTGGAGTGCTAGCATATGTAGGCTATTTCCTGATTGGTCTGCCGTACGCCGGAGTATTTGCGCTGCTTGTCGCAGTGACAAATATAATTCCGTATATCGGCCCATTTTTTGGGGCAGTGCCAGCTATTTTATTTGCGCTGACGATTTCATGGAAGGTGGCATTGTACGCAGTCATTGTAAATTTGATTATTCAAATACTCGAAGGCAATATTGTCTCGCCGTTCATTGTTGGCCGTTCATTGCATCTGCATCCGTTGTTTATTATTCTTGCGGTAACGATTGGCGGGGAGATTGCGGGTCTTGCTGGATTGATTTTTGCAGTTCCGGTCGTTGCTTGTCTGAAAGTTGTGATTGAGCATGTTGTCATTCATACGGTGCGGCGGGAGAAGACAGAAGAGCTGGATTGACAGAGAATCGTAAGGATTTGTATAATAGTTCTTGGTGTAAAAAGCTGAATAATGAAGAAATCGTTGAGGGAACAAGTAGACGCAAGCCCTTGCCCCAGAGAGGGAGCTCCACGGCTGAGAGAGCATCCGGAAGAAGAGGCGTTGAAAGCTGCTCCTGAGAGCGGAACGATTGAAGTTCCGCCGGATGCATACGCATTCGTTATTCCAACAAGGCGACTGCCTGCGTATGTGCGCATGTGGTAAGCAGGGTGGTACCGCGAGAAGATAGCTCTCGTCCCTGAATAGGGATGGGGGCTTTTTTATATTGAAATAATAGATGGAGGGGTTATGTATATGAAACGTTTAAGCTCGGCGGAGATTCGCCAGATGTTTCTTGATTTCTTTCAGAGCAAGGGCCATAAAATTGAGCCAAGTATGCCGTTGATTCCAATTGATGATGCATCTCTCTTGTGGATTAACAGTGGCGTGGCCACATTGAAGAAGTATTTTGACGGGCGCGTGATTCCTGATAATCCGCGTATTACGAATTCACAAAAGTCGATTCGTACGAATGACATTGAGAATGTAGGAAAGACAGCACGTCACCATACATTCTTCGAGATGCTGGGTAACTTCTCAATCGGCGACTATTTTAAGGAAGAAGCGATTACGTGGGCGTGGGAACTCCTCACAAGTCCAGAGTGGATTGCATTCGATCCAGAAAAACTGTCGGTTACGATTCACCCGGAAGATGATGAGGCGTATGAGATCTGGAGCAAGAAGATGGGAGTACCAGATGAGCGTATTGTGCGCTTAGAAGGGAACTTCTGGGATATCGGAGAAGGCCCATGCGGACCGAACAGTGAGATCTTCTTCGACCGTGGCGAAGCATTCGGCAATGACCCGAGTGATCCAGAACTGTATCCAGGCGGCGAGAATGAACGCTACCTCGAAATCTGGAATCTCGTATTCTCTCAGTACAATCATAATCCGGACGGCTCATACACGCCGCTACCGAAGAAAAACATTGATACAGGTGCCGGTCTTGAGCGCCTAGCGTCTGTACTACAAGAAGTAGATAATAACTTCGAGACGGACCTTCTGTTCCCGATCATCGAAGCAACAGCCAGCATTTCCGGCAAAAAATACGGCGAGTCGGAAGAGTTCGACGTAGCCTTCAAAGTAATCGCAGACCATGCACGTACCGTTGTATTCGCAATCGGTGACGGTGCACTGCCATCAAACGAAGGACGTGGGTACGTTATCCGCCGCTTGCTTCGACGTGCGGTTCGCTACGGAAAAGTTCTCGGTATTGAGAAACCGTTCCTTGCAAGCCTAACTCCGGTTGTCGGAGAGATCATGAAGGCATACTATCCGGAAGTGCTTGAGAAGCGTGAGTTCATCGAGCGTGTCATTAAAAACGAAGAAGAACGTTTCCACGAGACACTGAATGAAGGTCTGCACATTTTGGAGCAGATGGTAGAGACAGCGAAAGCGGCAGGTCAGACACAAATTGCTGGTCCAGAAGCATTCAAATTGTATGATACATATGGCTTCCCATTTGATCTCACTGAAGACTTCGCGATGGAAAAAGGCATGACTGTGGATCGTGAAGGCTTCGATGCTGCGATGGAAGAGCAACGTGCTCGTGCCCGTGCAGCTCGCCATGATGAGAACAGCATGCAGGTTCAGGGTGGCGTTCTGGGCGACATTAAAGTAGCGAGTGAGTTCGTTGGCTACACGAATCTCGTAGCGGATGCAAAAGTTGTGGCGCTGATTCATGAAAATGAACAGGTTGACATGGTAAGTGCAGGGGCTGAATGTCAGATCATCCTGGATCGTACCCCATTCTATGCAGAGTCTGGTGGACAAGTAGCGGACAAAGGTACACTTGTAGCAGGTGACACACAGGCACACGTAAAAGATACGCAGAAGGGACCGAATGGCCAGAACGTACATACCGTATTGGTGGAGACCGGCACGCTCAAAATCGGCGATACAGTCGCTGCATATGTCAACCGGGCATCTCGTGCGGATATTGTGAAAAACCATACTGCGACTCACTTATTGCATCAAGCGCTTAAAGACGTACTTGGTACACATGTGAATCAGGCGGGATCTTTAGTATCACCGGAGCGTCTGCGTTTTGACTTCTCTCACTTTGGCGCGGTAACTCAGGAAGAGCTTGAACAAGTTGAAGCAAACGTGAACGAGCAAATCTGGCATAATATTCAGGTTGATATTATGAATAAATCGCTCACAGAAGCAAAAGCTATGGGCGCAATGGCGTTATTTGGCGAGAAATACGGCGATACCGTTCGTGTGGTACAGGTAGGCGACTACAGCCTGGAGCTGTGCGGGGGCTGCCACGTCCATAACACAGCGGAGATCGGGTTGTTCAAGATCGTAAGCGAAGTTGGTATCGGCGCTGGTACAAGACGTATTGAAGCCGTAACGGGTCGCATGGCGTATGAGTATCTGAACAAACAGCTTCAAACGCTCAAATTCGTTGCTGATGAGCTGAAAACAACCGTACCAAATGTTCCACAGCGCATCGAAACACTCAAAGTTGAAATGAAAGACATGGAGCGTGAAAACGAATCGCTGCGTGCGAAGTTGAGCAATCTCGAAGCGGCATCCTTAACCGATCAGGTAGAGGACGTCAACGGTGTTAGCGTCCTTGCTGCAAAAGTAAATGGTGTAGATATGGATAACTTGCGCAGCATGGTAGATGATCTGAAGCAAAAACTTGGTTCTGCTGTTGTTGTGCTTGGTTCTGTGAAAGAGGATAAAGTAAACCTTGTAGCCGGTGTAACAGCTGATCTCGTTGGACGAGGTCTGCATGCGGGCAAAGCGGTCAAAGAAGCGGCTTCACGTTGCGGCGGTGGCGGTGGCGGTCGTCCGGACATGGCGCAGGCTGGCGGTAAAAATCCAGAACAGCTGTCCGACGCACTCGCTTTCGTGAAAAACTGGGTACGCGAACAAATTTAGTTTTGACTAGGACAGGAATTTGGCGAAGCGAAGCGAATTATGAAAGGATAGAGATCCTTTGAAAGAGGTGCTAGCAGTGAGTTCCATGGATCATACAATGAAATTTACATTTAAACCGGACGATGTGGAAGCGGAAGCCCGGAATGTACTGCTCAGCGTGTACGGGGCGCTTGAAGAAAAAGGGTACAACCCGATTAATCAGATTGTTGGCTATCTAATCTCGGGAGACCCGGCGTATATTCCGCGTCATAACAACGCACGTACCATGATTCGTAAGCTAGAGCGTGACGAATTAATCGAGGAGCTTGTCCGTTCGTATCTTCGCCAGCACGGTAGCTAAATTCCACAGGGCTATGTATCCGGCCAGGCCGCCGTTCATGGGGTAGCGAGCCGGAGCAATTATCAGGCAAGAGCAGGAGACACATGTATGCGCAGGATGGGACTCGACGTCGGAGACAAAACAATCGGGGTGGCAGTCAGCGACGAGCTTGGCTTTACTGCCCAGGGAATTGAAACAATCCGGCGT
It contains:
- a CDS encoding tetratricopeptide repeat protein, producing MKKTAEDYNDLGLQELAQGHFEEALSLFEKSIQTDGSYAHPYCNIGNILAATGHEDDAVRWFTRAIELNPQLELAYYGLGNSYFNIGNYESARVSFEKAKEKGMDHHDLDFMIAMSYMQGEQLEKAIASFEACLTVQPGDVEAYFNKGMSYARLGHIEEAKQDFLKAIELAPEHDDALYNLGVAYAFLDNTEESKAQFEKALAVNPSHILAQNALAELNKQ
- a CDS encoding AAA family ATPase, which translates into the protein MDLFSYAHEEEKERGVSHRQPLADRMRPRTLDEFAGQAHILGEGKLLRRAIEADQVSSLIFYGPPGTGKTTLARIIARTTKTDFTDLNAVTAGVADIRRVVEEAKQRRDMYNQGTTLFVDEIHRFNKGQQDALLPYVEDGTIRLIGATTENPFFEVNAALLSRSQLFGLQALTEEDLSDVIDRVLVDQERGYGELSIQLDSDAREHLIHYAEGDSRRLLNALELAVATTPRDKDGGIRITLDVAVDSIQRRAVRYDKTGDNHYDTISAYIKSIRGSDPDAALYWLARMIDAGEDPRFIARRLVIAASEDVGNGDPRALQVAISAFQAVELVGMPEGRIPLAQATTYLASAPKSNASYTAINDALRTVRQSGHGSVPLHLRDSHYKGAEKLGYGKDYVYPHDYPNAYVSQQYLPDGVRADFYKPKEIGYERHMKQYLQTIRSNTKNT
- the cymR gene encoding cysteine metabolism transcriptional regulator CymR, which encodes MKISTKGRYGLTIMMELARRYGEGQMSLKSIAQKHDLSEHYLEQLVAPLRNAGLVKSIRGAYGGYILARTPEEITAGDVIRVLEGPISPVEFEEEEDPAKRDLWMRIRDSISDVLDTTTLQDLISFKGNDNLDSYMFYI
- a CDS encoding tRNA threonylcarbamoyladenosine dehydratase codes for the protein MLHQFSRTELVVGREGLEMFKNSTVAVLGAGGVGSFTMESLARTGIGKLILVDKDDVDITNCNRQLPATLETVGQEKVEVMKQRIAAINPECEVVTLKMFYNEETYEQLFAHKIDYVADAIDTISAKLHLILQCRERNIPLISSMGAANKLDPTQFQVADLFDTSYDPIAKVLRRELRKRGIRKGVKVVYSTEAPIMQREDVLEQVVQNPDSPIRKATRPPASVAFVPSVAGLIMTSVIIRDMMDKAGIEVRRDD
- a CDS encoding PRC-barrel domain-containing protein, with amino-acid sequence MQRARDIIGLPVIGRETGKEVGSVQDLLFNKQWQYMGLLLKEKNFFHKGTYVPASAVFSFGTDCIMIGAEAITSFDSSSMWQMLRTGRAPLKGKSVVTACGRHLGFVADVYIEPHAGKIVGYELSDGFLSDMLDGRRMIRDTQRITLGEDTVVVENITDGAPLHLGGFKYDDVHQLPVEGHR
- a CDS encoding cysteine desulfurase family protein, with amino-acid sequence MDMIYLDHSATTPVHPDVVEAMLPHYRELYGNPSSMHRFGQQARFVLDESRMAIARSLNATPAETIFTAGGTEADNMAIFGVAAAQAEKGKHIITSAIEHHAVLHACERLAQLGYEITYVPADSYGRIAVADVAAAIRPDTVLITIMYGNNEVGTLQPIEEIGHLAREQGVYFHTDAVQAFGIEAIDVRALPIDLLSVSAHKINGPKGIGMLYVNRNVKIEPHIYGGNQEKKRRAGTENVPGIAGFARAAQLAMETRDVRRADYEAYRRAMLAVWDEAGIAYVVNGHVEAYMPHILNVSFPGTQTEAMLMNLDLMGVAAASGSACTSGSLEISHVLRAMNLSEERLTSAIRFSFGYGNTVEQVEEAARRIVRIVQK